In candidate division KSB1 bacterium, one DNA window encodes the following:
- a CDS encoding IPT/TIG domain-containing protein: MSRAILFSTAGKLLAILPVGLLLGAFMAGCEEEPTPSLFDPNYVSRPAPVITSVTPPDTFAGIGIVTINGQNFSPVKEENLVYFDATVATVLEASATQLRVRAPNLPRDNIKLRIAVLHADKFSNTVSYRLLEAVSEVKVFDKAEVPWSVTFDAQGNAYVSFVNNNVSSQSGVAKFTPEGTRSSFSPKPTGTPTRYTSLKVGPGGFLYGLTLERRIIQIPAAGGNPTNWVVLPTTTTRLYDMDFDREGNLWLAGNNPEIYRVRQDKNVRSFPFVANVRSVRVFNDHLYLAGNRDGAEKVWRFAIVSADQLGPEEEYFNFSASPFGAAGAGVYAITFAADGDLYIGTDAPEAMVVVHPNRTAEALYPGLLRPKSLSFGWDNGTFLYVIREAVGSSTQALLKVNLVKKSAPYYGRGDN; encoded by the coding sequence ATGAGTAGAGCGATTCTTTTTTCCACTGCCGGAAAGCTGCTGGCCATCCTGCCCGTCGGCCTGCTGCTCGGCGCTTTCATGGCCGGCTGCGAGGAGGAACCCACTCCCAGCCTGTTCGATCCGAACTATGTCAGCCGGCCGGCGCCGGTGATCACCAGTGTCACCCCGCCGGATACCTTTGCCGGCATCGGCATTGTCACTATCAACGGCCAAAACTTCTCGCCGGTCAAGGAGGAAAACCTGGTTTATTTCGACGCCACCGTCGCCACTGTGCTGGAGGCTTCGGCGACACAACTGCGGGTGAGGGCGCCGAATCTGCCCAGGGACAACATCAAACTGAGGATCGCAGTGTTGCATGCCGACAAGTTCAGCAACACCGTTTCGTACCGACTGCTGGAGGCGGTGAGCGAGGTCAAAGTGTTTGACAAAGCCGAAGTGCCGTGGTCGGTGACGTTTGATGCGCAGGGCAATGCCTATGTCTCGTTTGTCAACAACAATGTCAGCAGCCAGTCCGGCGTGGCGAAGTTCACCCCGGAGGGCACGCGCAGCAGCTTTTCCCCCAAACCCACCGGCACACCGACGCGCTATACTTCGCTCAAAGTCGGGCCGGGCGGCTTTCTCTATGGCCTGACGTTGGAACGCCGCATCATTCAGATTCCGGCGGCCGGCGGCAACCCCACCAATTGGGTGGTGCTGCCCACCACGACCACGCGGCTTTATGACATGGATTTCGACCGCGAGGGCAACCTGTGGCTGGCAGGCAACAACCCGGAGATTTATCGCGTCCGGCAGGACAAGAACGTGCGCAGCTTCCCCTTTGTGGCCAATGTGCGGTCGGTGCGCGTTTTCAACGACCATCTTTATCTCGCCGGGAATCGTGACGGCGCCGAGAAGGTCTGGCGCTTCGCCATCGTGTCGGCTGACCAATTGGGTCCGGAGGAGGAGTATTTCAATTTCTCGGCTTCACCCTTCGGTGCCGCGGGTGCCGGCGTCTATGCGATTACCTTTGCGGCGGACGGCGACTTGTATATCGGCACGGATGCGCCGGAGGCCATGGTGGTGGTTCATCCCAACCGGACGGCGGAGGCACTTTATCCCGGCTTGCTTCGGCCCAAAAGCCTGAGCTTCGGCTGGGATAACGGCACGTTTCTTTATGTCATCCGGGAAGCCGTTGGCAGCAGCACACAGGCCCTGCTCAAGGTCAACCTGGTGAAAAAGAGCGCGCCGTATTACGGCCGGGGAGACAACTAA
- a CDS encoding PorV/PorQ family protein, whose product MKKRIAVRQLSCLLVALAVAPGLSQQQKLAQTGLKFLTVATDARATAMGEATATMTGSSAALFFNPAGIARLPTKVDIALGRVEWIADINYSYGSLAFNPGDGQYGVFGVSFLSVDYGEVYGTIRADNEAGFLDTGTFRPTALSVGLGYAKALTDKFSVGGNVRFVKQDLKTAIIGFGSDGSQITTANKVDVLAFDLGIIYRTGFKSLDFGMNVRNFSEEIKYQDETFQLPLIFAIGLSMNAMDLLTDAHSPHDFVLAVEATHPRDYPEQVKLGGEYVFLNAFALRAGYLFPSDEHHFSVGAGFRKGNHLALDYAYTPFGLFDQVHRFSVKFAY is encoded by the coding sequence ATGAAAAAAAGAATTGCTGTCCGGCAACTGAGCTGTTTGCTGGTGGCGCTGGCGGTCGCGCCGGGATTGAGCCAGCAACAAAAGCTGGCGCAAACCGGCCTGAAATTCCTGACGGTGGCCACTGACGCGCGTGCCACCGCCATGGGCGAGGCTACGGCCACGATGACCGGCTCTTCCGCCGCACTGTTTTTCAATCCCGCCGGCATCGCGCGTTTGCCTACCAAAGTGGACATTGCCCTGGGCCGGGTGGAATGGATCGCCGACATCAACTATTCGTACGGCAGCCTGGCCTTCAACCCCGGCGACGGGCAATACGGAGTGTTCGGCGTGAGCTTCCTGTCGGTCGACTACGGCGAGGTCTATGGCACCATCCGCGCCGACAATGAGGCCGGTTTTCTGGACACCGGCACCTTCCGGCCCACGGCCTTGTCCGTCGGGCTGGGCTATGCCAAAGCGCTCACCGACAAGTTTTCGGTGGGCGGCAACGTGCGCTTCGTCAAGCAGGATCTCAAGACCGCCATCATCGGTTTTGGCAGCGACGGCAGCCAGATCACCACGGCAAACAAGGTGGACGTCCTGGCTTTCGATCTCGGTATCATCTATCGCACCGGTTTCAAGAGCCTGGACTTCGGCATGAACGTGCGCAATTTTTCCGAAGAGATCAAATATCAGGACGAGACTTTTCAACTGCCCCTGATCTTCGCAATCGGGCTCTCCATGAATGCCATGGATCTGCTGACGGACGCGCACTCGCCACATGATTTCGTGCTCGCCGTGGAAGCGACGCATCCGCGCGATTATCCCGAGCAGGTCAAATTGGGTGGCGAATACGTGTTTCTCAACGCCTTTGCCCTGCGCGCCGGCTACCTCTTTCCCAGTGATGAACACCACTTCAGCGTGGGCGCCGGTTTTCGCAAGGGCAACCATCTGGCGCTGGACTATGCCTACACACCCTTCGGCCTGTTCGACCAAGTCCATCGCTTCTCGGTGAAATTTGCCTACTGA
- a CDS encoding T9SS type A sorting domain-containing protein — MSKWLSALVVVLALAATSSQAQWKFAGNFPNDNFKGSSGGHGIAVDPDGKVWVQFFGVSDSITTAAGTKRATRAIYVFNPDGSPAPFSPIKTLTIGSVTDTLFNSARGLRTDHEGNILAAHFDALYRINYKTGAGMAKVVPTTGVTLTAPAVDAQGNVFTAPVVPPNAIKIFDKDFNFLGNAVDSSKGFSRSFEVSKDGNTIYWCGYTNHAVYKYTRPDEFSAFAVTDTLLKGFDCESVVWDPTGTLLWFSAGSYNDLPNRFPGATTYWKPNTWYAYDPVNNKVVDEIEWKLNTPANVNERPRGIAFSPDGNTAYVTCFGASNYPIVQKFERLQSSFPATSKSNFPNDNFKGFSGGHGVAVDPDGKVWVQFFGASDSITTAAGTKRATRAIYVFNPDGSPAPFSPIKTLTIGSVTDTLFNSARGLRTDHEGNILAAHFDALYRINYKTGAGMAKVVPTTGVTLTAPAVDAQGNVFTAPVVPPNAIKIFDKDFNFLGNAVDSSKGFSRSFEVSKDGNTIYWCGYTNHAVYKYTRPDEFSAFAVTDTLLKGFDSESVVWDPNGTQLWFSAGSYNDLPNRFPGATTFWKPNVWYAYDPATKEIVDWIEWQFNTPANANERPRGIAFSPNRNIAYVLCFGASDYPIVQKFMRVGTSVEGRESNWAYVQTFQLFQNYPNPFNPQTTIPFSLQKQGRVQVVVFDMMGRQVATLVDQMMAPGNHNLTFDATGLATGTYYYRLKFENEVLTKRMLFVK, encoded by the coding sequence ATGTCTAAATGGCTATCAGCCTTGGTTGTCGTCCTCGCGCTGGCGGCAACCAGCAGCCAGGCGCAATGGAAATTCGCCGGCAATTTTCCTAATGACAATTTCAAAGGCAGTTCGGGCGGACACGGCATCGCGGTCGACCCCGACGGCAAGGTCTGGGTGCAGTTCTTCGGTGTCAGTGACAGCATCACCACCGCGGCTGGCACCAAAAGAGCCACGCGCGCGATCTATGTCTTCAACCCCGATGGCAGCCCGGCACCGTTCTCACCGATCAAAACCCTGACGATTGGCAGCGTAACCGACACGCTGTTCAACAGCGCCCGCGGCCTGCGCACTGACCATGAAGGCAACATTCTGGCGGCCCATTTCGATGCACTTTATCGCATCAACTACAAGACCGGCGCCGGCATGGCCAAAGTGGTGCCGACAACGGGCGTCACGCTCACCGCACCCGCCGTCGATGCCCAGGGCAACGTCTTCACCGCGCCCGTCGTACCACCGAACGCCATCAAGATCTTCGACAAGGATTTCAATTTCCTGGGCAACGCTGTGGATAGTTCCAAGGGCTTCTCGCGCAGCTTTGAAGTCTCTAAAGATGGCAACACCATCTACTGGTGCGGTTACACCAATCACGCCGTTTACAAGTACACCCGCCCGGATGAATTCTCCGCCTTCGCTGTCACCGACACCCTGTTGAAGGGCTTTGACTGCGAATCCGTGGTGTGGGACCCGACCGGCACACTGCTTTGGTTCAGTGCCGGCTCCTACAACGACCTGCCCAACCGTTTCCCCGGCGCCACCACCTACTGGAAACCCAACACCTGGTACGCCTACGACCCGGTGAACAACAAAGTGGTGGATGAGATCGAGTGGAAGTTGAACACGCCGGCAAATGTCAACGAGCGGCCGCGCGGCATCGCCTTCAGCCCGGATGGCAACACCGCCTACGTGACTTGCTTCGGCGCCAGCAATTATCCGATCGTGCAGAAGTTCGAACGCCTGCAAAGCAGTTTCCCGGCCACCTCGAAAAGCAATTTCCCAAACGACAACTTCAAGGGCTTTTCGGGCGGACACGGCGTTGCGGTTGACCCCGATGGCAAAGTCTGGGTGCAATTCTTCGGCGCCAGTGACAGCATTACCACCGCGGCCGGCACCAAAAGAGCCACGCGCGCGATCTATGTCTTCAACCCCGATGGCAGCCCGGCACCGTTCTCACCGATCAAAACCCTGACGATTGGCAGCGTAACCGACACGCTGTTCAACAGCGCCCGCGGCCTGCGCACTGACCATGAAGGCAACATTCTGGCGGCCCATTTCGATGCACTTTATCGCATCAACTACAAGACCGGCGCCGGCATGGCCAAAGTGGTGCCGACAACGGGCGTCACGCTCACCGCACCCGCCGTCGATGCCCAGGGCAACGTCTTCACCGCGCCCGTCGTACCACCGAACGCCATCAAGATCTTCGACAAGGATTTCAACTTCCTGGGCAACGCCGTGGATAGTTCCAAGGGCTTCTCGCGCAGCTTTGAAGTCTCTAAAGATGGCAACACCATCTACTGGTGCGGTTACACCAATCACGCCGTTTACAAGTACACCCGCCCGGATGAATTCTCAGCCTTCGCTGTCACCGACACCCTGTTGAAGGGCTTTGACAGCGAATCCGTGGTGTGGGATCCCAACGGCACCCAGCTCTGGTTCAGCGCCGGCTCTTACAATGATCTACCCAATCGTTTCCCGGGCGCGACGACTTTCTGGAAGCCGAATGTTTGGTATGCCTATGATCCGGCGACCAAGGAAATCGTTGATTGGATCGAATGGCAGTTCAACACTCCCGCGAATGCCAACGAGCGGCCGCGCGGCATTGCCTTCAGCCCGAATCGCAACATCGCCTACGTGCTCTGCTTCGGCGCCAGCGACTATCCAATCGTGCAGAAGTTCATGCGTGTGGGCACCAGCGTGGAAGGCCGGGAAAGCAACTGGGCCTATGTGCAAACCTTCCAGTTGTTCCAGAATTATCCAAACCCATTCAACCCGCAGACCACGATCCCCTTCAGTCTGCAAAAGCAGGGGCGCGTGCAAGTGGTGGTGTTCGACATGATGGGCCGCCAGGTCGCCACTCTGGTCGATCAGATGATGGCGCCCGGCAACCACAACTTGACCTTCGATGCCACCGGCCTGGCCACCGGCACCTACTACTATCGCCTGAAATTCGAGAACGAAGTTCTCACCAAGCGCATGCTGTTCGTGAAATAG